In Promicromonospora sp. Populi, one genomic interval encodes:
- a CDS encoding DNA alkylation repair protein, with amino-acid sequence MPDSTPHSAQLDDVLRELAALENPKFRVVNERNGDDHGVNLTQLRAVAKRLKKQQELAIELWETGDTAARLLATLVCRPRSFTPAQIDTMIREIRSPKLLDWFIVNVVKPGKHGEQFRERWADDDGDLVGRAGWTLHGDKVVKAPDDVDVDALLDTIEREMKSAPENKQWAMNSCLAFIGINHPDRRARAVGIGEDLEVLIDYPASPGCTSPYAPAWIAEMVGRQTATA; translated from the coding sequence ATGCCTGACTCCACTCCTCACTCAGCGCAGCTCGACGACGTCCTGCGGGAGCTGGCCGCGCTCGAGAACCCGAAGTTCCGCGTGGTGAACGAGCGCAACGGCGACGACCACGGCGTCAACCTCACGCAGCTGCGCGCCGTCGCGAAGCGCCTGAAGAAGCAGCAGGAGCTCGCGATCGAGCTGTGGGAGACCGGCGACACCGCCGCGCGCCTGCTCGCCACGCTGGTCTGCCGCCCCCGGTCCTTCACGCCGGCGCAGATCGACACGATGATCCGCGAGATCCGCTCGCCCAAGCTCCTGGACTGGTTCATCGTCAACGTGGTCAAGCCTGGCAAGCACGGCGAGCAGTTCCGGGAGCGCTGGGCCGACGACGACGGCGACCTGGTCGGCCGCGCCGGCTGGACCCTGCACGGCGACAAGGTCGTCAAGGCGCCCGACGACGTCGACGTCGACGCGCTGCTCGACACGATCGAGCGGGAGATGAAGAGCGCACCCGAGAACAAGCAGTGGGCGATGAACAGCTGCCTCGCGTTCATCGGGATCAACCACCCCGACCGGCGCGCGCGGGCGGTCGGTATCGGCGAGGACCTAGAGGTCCTGATCGACTACCCCGCCTCGCCGGGCTGCACCTCGCCGTACGCGCCGGCGTGGATCGCGGAGATGGTCGGCCGGCAGACGGCGACGGCGTAG
- a CDS encoding winged helix-turn-helix transcriptional regulator, giving the protein MAAQTLPAECRDDRDPFQWDVREDCQVRQILDRIADKWSLLVIALLDEKKLRFGELGREIDGISKRMLTVTLRNLERDGLVRRTVYPEVPPRVEYELTSLGRTLLGTTQALVSWTEEHQDQIAEARQSFEKANATTP; this is encoded by the coding sequence GTGGCGGCCCAAACGCTGCCGGCGGAGTGCCGGGACGACCGGGACCCCTTCCAGTGGGACGTCCGTGAGGACTGCCAGGTCCGCCAGATCCTCGACCGGATCGCCGACAAGTGGTCCCTGCTGGTGATCGCGCTCCTGGACGAGAAGAAGCTGCGGTTCGGGGAGCTGGGCCGGGAGATCGACGGGATCAGCAAGCGCATGCTCACGGTGACCCTGCGCAACCTCGAACGCGACGGCCTGGTCCGCCGCACCGTGTACCCCGAGGTACCGCCGCGCGTGGAGTACGAGCTCACGTCGCTGGGCCGCACGCTCCTAGGGACGACCCAGGCCCTGGTCAGCTGGACCGAGGAGCACCAGGACCAGATCGCCGAGGCCCGCCAGTCGTTCGAGAAGGCAAACGCGACCACCCCCTGA
- a CDS encoding MFS transporter: MTEVGAAARPTSDSPRTGRAQTGWGVLAVVCGALFLEGIDIAMLNVAVPAIAQDIGLATADAHWVISAYVLAYGGFMIFGGRTADLLGRRRTFLVALAVFVAFSGLGGFADDAWVLIVARFVTGATAGFMTPAGFSLLTTSFPEGPLRDRALAIYGAIGAGGFTLGVVAGGFLTEAGWRWVFFAPVLVGAVLWVAGRAIIRADAALALPRRGFDLGGAITLTSAMVALIYGVVAIGEGRHVTAGIASFVAAAVLIALFVAIERRVADPLLRLAVLREGLLVRSSAAGLLFIGAFFAFQFLITLYLQEYRGWSPIATGLVFAVMGADMILAPLFTHRLVKRFGNAPVMVAGLLAGTVSFALVLRLDETWGYLDLLPSLLLVAVMFALVYGPLAAAATAGLDEAEHGVAGGVVYTAFQFGAALGVSVATIVLVEGQAGAADLSDYQRALLVPAIGAALALALGISTWVRGRRAGSIQVAS, encoded by the coding sequence GTGACCGAAGTAGGTGCGGCCGCACGGCCGACGTCGGACAGCCCACGAACAGGCAGAGCACAAACAGGCTGGGGAGTGCTGGCCGTCGTGTGCGGAGCGCTCTTCCTGGAGGGCATCGACATCGCGATGCTCAATGTCGCGGTGCCGGCCATCGCCCAGGACATCGGCCTGGCGACGGCCGACGCGCACTGGGTGATCAGCGCGTACGTGCTCGCCTACGGCGGGTTCATGATCTTCGGCGGGCGCACGGCCGACCTGCTCGGCCGCCGTCGGACCTTCCTGGTGGCGCTCGCCGTGTTCGTCGCCTTCTCCGGCCTGGGCGGTTTCGCCGACGACGCCTGGGTGCTGATCGTCGCCAGGTTCGTCACGGGTGCCACTGCGGGGTTCATGACGCCGGCGGGCTTCAGCCTGCTGACGACCAGCTTCCCCGAGGGCCCGCTGCGCGACCGGGCGCTGGCGATCTACGGCGCGATCGGCGCCGGTGGGTTCACGCTCGGCGTTGTGGCGGGCGGCTTCCTCACCGAAGCCGGCTGGCGCTGGGTGTTCTTCGCTCCCGTGCTCGTCGGTGCCGTGCTCTGGGTAGCAGGTCGCGCGATCATCCGCGCAGACGCCGCCCTCGCGCTCCCCCGCCGCGGGTTCGACCTGGGCGGCGCGATCACCCTCACCTCCGCGATGGTCGCCCTGATCTACGGCGTGGTGGCCATCGGCGAGGGCCGGCACGTCACCGCGGGGATCGCCTCGTTCGTGGCCGCGGCGGTGCTCATCGCGCTCTTCGTGGCGATCGAGCGCCGGGTTGCGGATCCGCTGCTGCGCCTGGCGGTGCTGCGGGAGGGACTCCTGGTGCGGTCGAGCGCGGCGGGGCTGCTGTTCATCGGCGCCTTCTTCGCCTTCCAGTTCCTGATCACGCTCTACCTGCAGGAGTACCGCGGCTGGTCCCCGATCGCGACGGGCCTGGTGTTCGCGGTCATGGGTGCGGACATGATCCTGGCGCCGCTGTTCACGCACCGGCTGGTCAAGCGGTTCGGCAACGCCCCGGTCATGGTGGCGGGGCTGCTGGCGGGCACCGTGTCGTTCGCCCTGGTCCTGCGCCTCGACGAGACCTGGGGCTACCTCGACCTGCTGCCGTCCCTGCTGCTGGTCGCGGTCATGTTCGCGCTGGTCTACGGGCCGCTCGCGGCCGCAGCCACCGCGGGCCTGGACGAGGCCGAGCACGGGGTGGCCGGCGGGGTCGTGTACACGGCGTTCCAGTTCGGCGCCGCGCTCGGGGTCTCGGTGGCGACGATCGTGCTGGTCGAGGGGCAGGCCGGGGCCGCCGACCTCTCCGACTACCAGCGCGCCCTGCTGGTCCCGGCGATCGGCGCGGCCCTGGCGCTGGCCCTCGGCATCTCGACCTGGGTCCGCGGCCGGCGGGCAGGCAGCATCCAGGTCGCGAGCTGA
- a CDS encoding AI-2E family transporter: MRPQRTAGARGGVRRAPAVGLPVQPFSYALLATLGVGAALVLLDALAAVATVLVYIGVALFLALSLDPGIRFLTGRGLARWTAAVVMLVGLVLVIALFVIAVLPIAVEQVGIFGEQLGVVLRDLPDQPWYVWTTENLGALDLNGLLSSLTGVLTDPSQLSAIAGGVLQVGTGLINGVTAVIIVTALSIYFALTLPSMVSAMLRLVPRSRRSVTGSLLTEVLDSVGRYVAGQLLLATFNATFTLLVTMIVGGPAPILLAVISFIAALIPVVGAVIGSTIAVLATLTVTPVGALVAAIALLVYMQVEAYILSPRVMSRAVAIPGALVIVAALAGAALGGVLGALVAVPVAAAGLLIINRVVIPLQETR; encoded by the coding sequence GTGCGTCCGCAGCGCACCGCCGGCGCTCGCGGCGGGGTCCGGAGGGCACCGGCGGTCGGCCTGCCGGTGCAGCCGTTCAGCTACGCCCTGCTCGCCACGCTGGGGGTCGGCGCCGCCCTCGTCCTGCTGGATGCGCTCGCGGCAGTCGCGACGGTGCTCGTCTACATCGGGGTGGCCCTGTTCCTGGCGCTCTCCCTGGATCCGGGGATCCGGTTCCTGACCGGGCGGGGGCTGGCCCGCTGGACGGCCGCCGTGGTGATGCTCGTCGGGCTTGTGCTGGTGATCGCGCTCTTTGTCATCGCGGTGCTGCCGATCGCCGTCGAGCAGGTCGGGATCTTCGGCGAACAGCTCGGTGTTGTGCTCCGCGACCTGCCCGACCAGCCCTGGTACGTCTGGACGACCGAGAACCTGGGCGCCCTCGACCTGAACGGGCTGCTGTCTTCGCTGACCGGGGTGCTCACCGATCCCAGCCAGCTCTCGGCGATCGCCGGGGGTGTGCTGCAGGTCGGCACCGGGCTGATCAACGGTGTCACGGCAGTCATCATCGTCACGGCGCTGTCGATCTACTTCGCCCTCACGCTGCCCAGCATGGTCTCCGCCATGCTGCGGCTGGTGCCGCGGTCCCGGCGGTCGGTGACCGGATCGCTTCTGACCGAGGTGCTGGACTCCGTGGGCCGGTACGTCGCCGGGCAGCTGCTCCTGGCGACCTTCAACGCTACGTTCACCCTGCTGGTGACGATGATCGTGGGTGGCCCCGCTCCGATCCTGCTGGCCGTCATCTCGTTCATCGCGGCGCTCATCCCCGTGGTCGGGGCGGTGATCGGCTCCACGATCGCGGTGCTCGCCACGCTGACGGTGACCCCGGTCGGTGCGCTCGTCGCCGCGATCGCCCTGCTCGTCTACATGCAGGTTGAGGCGTACATCCTGTCGCCCCGCGTGATGAGCCGCGCCGTGGCGATACCCGGCGCGCTCGTCATCGTCGCGGCCCTGGCCGGAGCGGCGCTCGGCGGGGTGCTCGGTGCGCTGGTCGCCGTCCCGGTCGCGGCGGCGGGCCTGCTCATCATCAACCGTGTGGTGATCCCCCTCCAGGAGACCCGCTGA
- a CDS encoding carbohydrate ABC transporter permease, protein MAVITGAAPVAAQGRSSGSRRPRRYGDLRSALIFLIPATIGFVTFYLVPAVRGAWFSLTEYSVLTPPVYVGLDNYERMVQDPLFWNAMKVTTYYVLMNIGLQTVLAIAIAVLMQRLTRSTIIRGAVLLPYFVANVVVALAWFFMLDFQMGIVNVLLDRIGMEPQAFFGDPALGLPTIALINVWRHMGYTALLIFAGLQMIDRQVYEAAEIDGAGPWRQFWSVTLPLLRPVLALVLVVTVTGSFQIFDTVAVTTDGGPIDATRVVYLYIYTLAFGQLDFGYASAISVVLFLVLLGVALLQLRLMRANDSDTN, encoded by the coding sequence ATGGCAGTCATCACCGGTGCGGCCCCAGTGGCGGCTCAAGGCCGATCGAGCGGATCGCGCCGCCCCCGCCGCTACGGGGACCTGCGCAGTGCCCTGATCTTCCTGATCCCCGCGACGATCGGGTTCGTCACCTTCTATCTGGTGCCGGCGGTGCGCGGGGCGTGGTTCTCGCTCACCGAGTACTCGGTGCTCACCCCGCCCGTGTACGTGGGGCTGGACAACTACGAGCGCATGGTGCAGGACCCGCTGTTCTGGAACGCGATGAAGGTCACCACGTACTACGTGCTGATGAACATCGGTCTCCAGACCGTGCTCGCGATCGCGATCGCCGTACTCATGCAGCGGCTCACCCGCTCGACGATCATTCGCGGCGCGGTGCTGCTGCCGTACTTCGTCGCGAACGTCGTCGTCGCCCTGGCCTGGTTCTTCATGCTCGACTTCCAGATGGGCATCGTGAACGTGCTGCTGGACCGGATCGGCATGGAGCCGCAGGCATTCTTCGGCGACCCGGCCCTCGGCCTGCCGACCATCGCGCTGATCAACGTGTGGCGGCACATGGGGTACACGGCGCTGCTGATCTTCGCCGGGCTGCAGATGATCGACCGCCAGGTGTACGAGGCGGCGGAGATCGACGGCGCCGGTCCGTGGCGGCAGTTCTGGTCGGTCACGCTGCCGCTGCTGCGGCCCGTGCTCGCCCTCGTCCTGGTGGTCACGGTCACGGGGTCGTTCCAGATCTTCGACACGGTGGCAGTGACGACCGACGGTGGGCCGATCGACGCGACCCGGGTCGTCTACCTGTACATCTACACCCTCGCGTTCGGACAGCTCGACTTCGGGTACGCCTCGGCCATCTCCGTCGTGCTCTTCCTCGTCCTGCTCGGTGTGGCGCTCCTGCAGCTGCGCTTGATGCGGGCGAACGACTCCGACACCAACTGA
- a CDS encoding ThiF family adenylyltransferase → MAARTPLVEPGRELARDELARYARHLVLPGIGLDGQRRLAAARVLVVGAGGLGSPALLYLAAAGVGTLGIVDDDVVEAANLQRQVIHGVSDLGAPKTASARATIAEVNPHVEVVEHTERLTATNALDVLSGYDLVLDGTDAFATRYLVSDAAEVLGIPCVWGGIYRFTGQVATFWGAPSDGVEGVTYRDVFPVPPPPGAAPDCATGGVFGALCGTIGSVMATEAVKLITGVGDTLLGRLAVYDALALTWRQLRVRRDPEREPVTALLTGGAGAGAGAGAGAGAAAAADPYAVFCGLPAASGPTTSVRELAALRDDGSDPLVLDVREPWEVEVAAFPGARRTPSGQFAGRTPGGEHAGPAPAAELAGRAPGDAMADVVVWAASRPVHVLCKSGARSAVVAAALRDAGLDARSVAGGILAWAREVDPSMRVY, encoded by the coding sequence GTGGCAGCCAGGACGCCGCTGGTCGAGCCGGGGCGGGAGCTCGCGCGGGACGAGCTGGCCCGCTATGCGCGGCACCTCGTGCTGCCCGGCATCGGGCTCGACGGGCAGCGCCGGCTCGCGGCCGCGCGAGTGCTCGTCGTCGGCGCGGGCGGGCTGGGCAGCCCGGCCCTGCTCTACCTCGCCGCCGCGGGCGTCGGCACCCTGGGCATCGTGGACGACGACGTCGTCGAAGCCGCCAACCTGCAGCGTCAGGTCATCCACGGCGTCTCCGACCTGGGCGCGCCGAAGACGGCGTCGGCCCGGGCAACGATCGCCGAGGTCAACCCGCACGTCGAGGTGGTCGAGCACACCGAGCGGCTGACGGCGACCAACGCGCTCGACGTGCTGAGCGGCTACGACCTGGTGCTCGACGGGACGGATGCGTTCGCCACCCGCTACCTGGTGTCGGACGCCGCCGAGGTGCTGGGCATCCCGTGCGTCTGGGGTGGGATCTACCGGTTCACGGGCCAGGTCGCGACGTTCTGGGGAGCGCCGTCCGACGGCGTCGAGGGCGTCACCTACCGCGACGTCTTCCCGGTGCCGCCACCGCCGGGGGCGGCACCGGACTGCGCCACGGGCGGTGTGTTCGGCGCGCTGTGCGGCACCATCGGCTCGGTCATGGCTACCGAGGCGGTCAAGCTGATCACCGGCGTCGGGGACACGCTGCTCGGGCGGCTGGCCGTGTATGACGCGCTCGCGCTGACCTGGCGGCAGCTCCGGGTTCGCCGCGACCCGGAGCGGGAGCCGGTGACGGCGCTGCTCACCGGCGGGGCTGGGGCTGGGGCTGGGGCTGGGGCTGGGGCTGGGGCCGCGGCCGCGGCCGACCCGTACGCGGTCTTCTGCGGCCTGCCGGCCGCCAGCGGCCCGACCACCTCGGTACGCGAGCTGGCCGCGCTGCGCGACGACGGCTCCGACCCGCTCGTGCTGGACGTGCGCGAGCCGTGGGAGGTCGAGGTCGCCGCGTTCCCCGGGGCGCGGCGGACCCCGTCCGGCCAGTTCGCGGGACGGACCCCGGGCGGCGAGCACGCTGGACCGGCTCCCGCCGCCGAGCTTGCCGGACGGGCCCCGGGCGATGCGATGGCCGACGTCGTGGTGTGGGCCGCCAGCCGCCCCGTGCACGTGCTCTGCAAGTCGGGGGCGAGGTCCGCGGTCGTGGCCGCCGCGCTGCGCGACGCAGGCCTCGACGCCCGGTCCGTGGCCGGCGGGATCCTCGCGTGGGCGCGCGAGGTGGACCCCTCGATGCGGGTGTACTGA
- a CDS encoding zinc-dependent alcohol dehydrogenase family protein: MRGVVMHAPGDIRVEERADPTIVEPTDAIIRVTASCVCGSDLWSYRGIDPVNGPTLMGHEYVGVVEEIGAEVRNVKVGDFVVGGWNASDNTCENCLAGYQGNCVHSVIMGGEIGTQAERARIPMADGTLVATPTEPTPEQVRNLLTASDVLATGWFAAVAAEAGPGKTVAVVGDGAVGLLAVLAAKQLGAERIIAMSRHADRQKLALELGATDIVTERGDEGVAKIKELTGGYGAHSVIEAVGSQESIMQAIHSTRPGGHIGYVGMSHDVALPWFEVMLASVHLHGGPSPVRRFLPQFIDLIMRDEINPGVVFDLTLPLDQAAEAYKAMDERRATKVILLP; the protein is encoded by the coding sequence ATGCGTGGAGTCGTCATGCACGCCCCCGGGGACATCCGTGTCGAGGAGCGGGCGGACCCGACGATCGTCGAGCCCACGGACGCGATCATCCGCGTCACCGCGTCGTGCGTCTGCGGCTCGGACCTGTGGTCCTACCGCGGGATCGACCCCGTGAACGGTCCGACGCTGATGGGCCACGAGTACGTGGGCGTCGTCGAGGAGATCGGCGCGGAGGTGCGGAACGTCAAGGTCGGCGACTTCGTCGTCGGAGGGTGGAACGCGAGCGACAACACCTGCGAGAACTGCCTGGCCGGCTACCAGGGCAACTGTGTGCACAGCGTCATCATGGGGGGCGAGATCGGTACCCAGGCGGAGCGGGCCCGGATCCCGATGGCGGACGGCACGCTCGTCGCGACGCCGACCGAGCCGACGCCCGAACAGGTACGCAACCTCCTGACCGCGTCCGACGTGCTGGCCACCGGCTGGTTCGCCGCGGTGGCGGCCGAGGCCGGACCGGGCAAGACCGTGGCGGTCGTGGGCGACGGCGCCGTGGGCCTGCTCGCCGTCCTGGCAGCCAAGCAGCTCGGGGCGGAACGGATCATCGCGATGTCCCGGCACGCTGACCGGCAGAAGCTGGCCCTGGAGCTCGGCGCCACCGACATCGTCACCGAGCGCGGCGACGAGGGTGTGGCCAAGATCAAGGAGCTCACCGGCGGGTACGGCGCCCACTCGGTGATCGAGGCGGTCGGCAGCCAGGAGTCGATCATGCAGGCCATCCACTCGACGCGTCCCGGAGGACACATCGGTTACGTCGGCATGTCGCACGACGTGGCCCTGCCCTGGTTCGAGGTGATGCTGGCCTCGGTGCACCTGCACGGCGGACCCTCACCAGTGCGGCGGTTCCTGCCGCAGTTCATCGACCTGATCATGAGGGACGAGATCAACCCCGGGGTCGTGTTCGACCTCACCCTGCCCCTCGATCAGGCGGCCGAGGCGTACAAGGCGATGGACGAGCGGCGCGCGACGAAGGTGATACTCCTTCCCTGA
- a CDS encoding carbohydrate ABC transporter permease, with translation MSTTTAPTAPPPTPPSTPASAEVHRRPAPRSRWPRWGTVLGWVTMIVILLITLFPFYWMLRTAFSTNSELAAQAANLAPAGFTLDAFRRVFGLTTVEESLAQGGAGGQINFWLYLRNSVIMSTAITVGQVFFSAMAAYAFARLRWPGRDVVFAIFLSALMVPGIFTAIPNFVLIKELGLLNTFPGLVLPTFFMTPFAIFFLRQFFLGIPREIEEAAMIDGASRARLFLRIILPMSSAPIATLAVLTYIQAWNEYFWPLLVGQEDNVRVLTVALGIFRSQTPQGGPDWAGLMAATLVAALPIVLLFVALGRRIVNSIGFTGIK, from the coding sequence ATGTCGACGACGACCGCGCCCACCGCCCCGCCCCCTACTCCGCCCTCCACCCCGGCGTCGGCCGAGGTGCACCGGAGACCCGCCCCCAGGTCGCGGTGGCCCCGCTGGGGCACCGTGCTCGGCTGGGTCACGATGATCGTGATCCTGCTCATCACGCTCTTCCCGTTCTACTGGATGCTGCGCACGGCGTTCTCCACGAACTCCGAGCTCGCCGCCCAGGCGGCGAACCTCGCCCCCGCCGGCTTCACGCTCGACGCGTTCCGGCGCGTGTTCGGCCTCACCACGGTGGAGGAGTCCCTGGCCCAGGGCGGGGCCGGCGGGCAGATCAACTTCTGGCTTTACCTGCGCAACTCCGTGATCATGTCCACCGCGATCACCGTGGGGCAGGTGTTCTTCTCGGCGATGGCGGCGTACGCGTTCGCCCGGCTGCGCTGGCCCGGTCGCGACGTCGTGTTCGCCATCTTCCTGTCGGCGCTCATGGTGCCCGGCATCTTCACCGCGATCCCGAACTTCGTGCTCATCAAGGAGCTCGGCCTGCTCAACACGTTCCCCGGGCTGGTGCTACCGACCTTCTTCATGACGCCGTTCGCCATCTTCTTCCTGCGGCAGTTCTTCCTCGGCATCCCGCGGGAGATCGAGGAAGCCGCGATGATCGACGGCGCGAGCCGGGCGCGACTGTTCCTGCGGATCATCCTCCCGATGAGCTCCGCCCCCATCGCCACGCTCGCGGTACTCACCTACATCCAGGCCTGGAACGAGTACTTCTGGCCCCTGCTCGTGGGGCAGGAGGACAACGTGCGGGTGCTCACCGTGGCGCTCGGCATCTTCCGCTCCCAGACGCCGCAGGGCGGCCCGGACTGGGCCGGGCTGATGGCGGCGACCCTGGTCGCGGCCCTGCCCATCGTGCTGCTGTTCGTCGCGCTCGGCCGGCGGATCGTTAACTCCATCGGCTTCACCGGAATCAAGTGA
- a CDS encoding thiazole synthase: MTIEQHTAAIEAPLTIAGTPLRSRLIMGTGGAASLLALEDALVASGTELTTVAMRRVSRPRPSADPDRAGDPSVWGLLARLGIRALPNTAGCFAVREAVLTAQLAREACETSWVKLEVIADDVTLLPDPIALVEAAKILVDDGFTVLPYTNDDPITARRLQDVGCAAVMPLGSPIGSGLGINNPRNIEAIAAAASVPVILDAGIGTASDAALAMELGCDGVLLATAVTRAADPVRMARAMRLAVEAGYDAAHAGRAPRRERALASSPLDGRAGVGNNLDLAL; the protein is encoded by the coding sequence ATGACCATCGAACAGCACACCGCCGCCATCGAGGCCCCGCTGACGATCGCCGGCACGCCGCTGCGCTCGCGGCTGATCATGGGCACCGGCGGAGCGGCCAGCCTGCTCGCGCTGGAGGACGCGCTCGTCGCGTCGGGCACGGAGCTGACCACCGTCGCGATGCGGCGTGTGTCGAGGCCACGGCCCTCTGCGGACCCGGACCGGGCCGGCGACCCGTCGGTGTGGGGGCTGCTCGCGCGCCTCGGAATCCGGGCGCTGCCCAATACCGCCGGCTGCTTCGCCGTGCGCGAGGCGGTGCTCACCGCGCAGCTCGCCCGCGAGGCCTGCGAGACGAGCTGGGTCAAGCTCGAGGTCATCGCCGACGACGTCACGCTGCTGCCCGACCCGATCGCCCTGGTCGAGGCCGCGAAGATCCTGGTCGACGACGGTTTCACCGTGCTGCCCTACACGAACGACGACCCGATCACTGCCCGACGGCTGCAGGACGTCGGCTGCGCGGCCGTCATGCCGCTGGGCTCGCCGATCGGCTCCGGGCTCGGCATCAACAACCCGCGCAACATCGAGGCGATCGCCGCCGCGGCGTCGGTGCCGGTGATCCTCGACGCGGGCATCGGCACCGCGTCCGACGCGGCGCTGGCGATGGAGCTCGGCTGCGACGGCGTGCTGCTCGCCACTGCCGTGACGCGCGCCGCGGACCCCGTGCGCATGGCCCGCGCCATGCGGCTCGCGGTCGAGGCGGGGTACGACGCCGCGCACGCCGGGCGGGCACCCAGGCGCGAGCGCGCGCTGGCGTCGTCGCCCCTGGACGGGCGGGCAGGCGTCGGTAACAACCTGGACCTGGCGCTGTGA
- a CDS encoding VOC family protein, producing MATVRQVQVTFDCASPERVARFWCEVLGYVAPSPPEGFATWDDYNLSLPPEKRDTWFGASDPTGVGPRLYFQRVPEGKVVKNRVHLDVRVATGLVGEERLAVLEAECTRLVALGAVRGLLLLADGENESCQNMQDVEGNEFCLD from the coding sequence ATGGCGACGGTCAGGCAGGTCCAGGTCACCTTCGACTGCGCATCACCCGAGCGGGTCGCTCGGTTCTGGTGCGAGGTGCTGGGGTACGTGGCGCCCTCGCCGCCGGAGGGCTTCGCCACCTGGGACGACTACAACCTCTCGCTGCCGCCCGAGAAGCGGGACACGTGGTTCGGCGCCAGCGATCCCACCGGTGTGGGCCCGCGGCTGTACTTCCAGCGTGTCCCCGAGGGCAAGGTCGTCAAGAACCGGGTGCACCTCGACGTGCGGGTCGCCACCGGGCTCGTGGGCGAGGAGCGGCTCGCCGTGCTCGAGGCCGAGTGCACCCGGCTGGTCGCGCTCGGCGCGGTGCGCGGGCTGCTGCTGCTCGCCGACGGGGAGAACGAGTCGTGCCAGAACATGCAGGACGTCGAGGGCAACGAGTTCTGCCTCGACTGA
- a CDS encoding aminotransferase class IV gives MRIETDGRPAAPADLFSTYGHFTAMQVRDGGVQGLTNHLDRLDAAHRELFGRPLPGERVRDLVRHALDGTPDASVRVVLRDAERVVVSVDEPHHPPGTPQRLRSVEYLRPFAHVKHLGGFAQAEWARRVRLDGYDDALLTAPDGTVAESSIANIGFFVADGAVVWPDAPHLDGIGMQLVAATTPSTRGPVELDDVAAFAGAFLVNSIGVVAVSSIDDNTLPDAGPLVAAIADRLAKIPWDSV, from the coding sequence GTGCGCATCGAGACCGACGGCCGCCCCGCGGCGCCAGCCGACCTGTTCAGCACCTATGGCCATTTCACGGCCATGCAGGTGCGCGACGGCGGGGTCCAGGGCCTGACCAACCATCTCGACCGGCTCGACGCCGCGCACCGCGAGCTGTTCGGGCGGCCGCTGCCCGGCGAGCGGGTCCGCGACCTGGTGCGCCACGCCCTGGACGGGACGCCGGACGCCTCGGTGCGGGTGGTGCTCCGCGACGCGGAGCGCGTCGTCGTCTCGGTCGACGAGCCGCACCACCCGCCCGGCACACCGCAGCGGCTGCGGTCCGTCGAATACCTGCGCCCGTTCGCCCACGTCAAGCACCTGGGCGGGTTCGCCCAGGCCGAGTGGGCCCGCCGGGTCCGGCTCGACGGGTACGACGACGCCCTGCTCACCGCACCCGACGGCACCGTCGCCGAGTCGTCGATAGCGAACATCGGGTTCTTCGTGGCCGACGGCGCCGTCGTCTGGCCGGATGCCCCGCACCTGGACGGGATCGGGATGCAGCTGGTCGCGGCCACGACGCCGTCGACCCGCGGGCCTGTGGAGCTGGACGACGTCGCCGCGTTCGCGGGCGCGTTCCTGGTCAACTCGATCGGCGTAGTAGCCGTGTCCTCGATCGACGACAACACCTTGCCGGACGCCGGCCCGCTGGTCGCCGCGATCGCGGACCGCCTGGCGAAAATCCCCTGGGACTCTGTGTAG